In a genomic window of Pleurocapsa sp. PCC 7319:
- a CDS encoding serine hydrolase yields the protein MSVCLLLIAVNSSFKAIANNPQAQSEEMTWTAENSDPRTLEWMVGSPPPPDKIIRFDDNSFAKFPQWRWTVCNFQQLMPTKPVSRELSAVTQLKSKEVSGIDDVTFIPLGAEEPMTWKESLAANFTDGILVMHHGKVVYETYAGCLDPTKRHGAMSMTKSFIGLLGEMLIAEGQLDESKFVRDYIPELTESAFGDATVRQVLDMTTSLDYSEDYSDPNAGVWQHAAAGNPLPKPADYTGPRTYFEFLQTVQKQGEHGDSFAYKTINTDVLGWLISRVTGKPVTEVLSEKIWGKIGADLDAYMSVDSIGTPFAGGGLSAGLRDMARFGQMILNEGMVDDERVLPVSVIESIQGGGDRNSFKDAGYSALENWSYRSMWWITHNDRGAFMARGVHGQALYIDPGADMTIVRFASHPEAKNAVIDPTSLPAYEALANYLMQVDP from the coding sequence ATGAGTGTTTGCTTGCTGCTAATAGCTGTAAACTCATCATTTAAAGCGATCGCCAATAATCCTCAAGCTCAAAGCGAAGAAATGACCTGGACTGCTGAGAACTCAGACCCTAGAACACTGGAATGGATGGTCGGTTCACCCCCACCACCTGATAAAATAATTCGCTTTGACGATAACAGTTTTGCCAAGTTTCCTCAGTGGCGTTGGACGGTATGCAACTTTCAGCAGTTGATGCCCACAAAGCCAGTTAGTCGTGAATTGTCAGCAGTTACGCAGTTGAAAAGCAAGGAAGTATCAGGGATTGACGATGTAACCTTTATTCCGTTAGGTGCTGAAGAACCTATGACCTGGAAAGAGTCTTTGGCAGCCAATTTCACGGATGGTATTTTGGTGATGCATCACGGCAAGGTTGTTTACGAAACCTATGCTGGTTGCCTAGATCCCACCAAACGTCATGGAGCGATGTCCATGACCAAATCCTTTATTGGATTGCTAGGAGAGATGTTAATAGCTGAGGGTCAACTTGACGAAAGCAAGTTTGTCCGAGATTACATTCCCGAACTGACAGAAAGTGCCTTTGGTGATGCTACGGTGCGACAGGTTTTGGATATGACAACAAGTTTGGATTATAGCGAGGACTATTCCGATCCCAACGCTGGAGTCTGGCAACACGCAGCAGCAGGTAATCCCCTACCAAAGCCCGCAGACTATACTGGTCCTAGAACCTATTTTGAATTTTTACAAACGGTTCAGAAACAAGGAGAACATGGAGACAGCTTTGCTTACAAAACTATTAACACTGATGTTTTGGGTTGGTTAATTAGTAGGGTTACAGGTAAACCTGTCACTGAAGTACTGTCGGAAAAAATATGGGGCAAAATAGGAGCCGATCTGGATGCTTATATGTCGGTGGATTCTATTGGCACGCCATTTGCTGGGGGTGGTCTGAGTGCTGGTCTGCGGGATATGGCTCGCTTTGGTCAAATGATTCTGAATGAAGGGATGGTAGATGATGAAAGGGTTTTACCTGTATCAGTGATTGAAAGTATTCAGGGCGGAGGCGATCGCAATTCCTTTAAAGACGCAGGTTACTCTGCACTTGAGAATTGGAGCTATCGCAGTATGTGGTGGATTACCCACAACGATCGCGGTGCATTCATGGCTAGAGGCGTACACGGTCAAGCCCTCTACATCGATCCTGGGGCAGATATGACGATCGTTCGCTTTGCTTCCCATCCTGAAGCAAAAAATGCTGTCATCGATCCGACATCTTTGCCAGCATACGAGGCTTTGGCTAATTATTTAATGCAGGTCGATCCTTAG
- a CDS encoding bifunctional aminoglycoside phosphotransferase/ATP-binding protein: MTNISSLVFQMQQASFYPHTIAKKVKMIQTHASYLFLIGKYAYKVKKNVNFGFLDYSTLTKRKYFLEAELRLNKKIAPELYLEVVPISEHNKQFILNNSDNIIEYALKMHQFPQENLFVNLLAANKLTSDRFTDLGKIVAQFHQTAETNNYISSFGTTAKIRTAFDENYQQTKKYIGIVQTKEQFEATKAYTDSFFIERANLFKIRIEQQKIKECHGDLHLKNICLWRDKIQLFDRIEFNESFRYVDTIYDIAFTVMDLEARNQPNFANIFLNSYLEYTGDWTGLLLLPLYLSRQAYVRAKVNSFLLDETEVSETERQQAKITASSYYRQAYQYTQDKSGSLILMSGLSGSGKSTVAKNIARTKGAIQIRSDAVRKHLAGISLDESGEDSIYTAEMTQKTYDRLLNLGITLAREGYTVILDAKYDRLALRHPAISQANLYHIPLKIIHCTAPESVLRDRINTRQDDISDATADLIAQQQANTESFTPAEQAYVIKIDTSEADWQTKLDSTT; encoded by the coding sequence ATGACTAATATTTCTAGTTTAGTATTTCAAATGCAACAGGCAAGTTTTTATCCTCATACTATTGCGAAAAAGGTAAAAATGATCCAAACTCATGCTTCCTATCTTTTTCTAATAGGGAAATATGCCTATAAAGTTAAGAAAAATGTTAATTTTGGTTTTCTCGATTATTCTACATTAACAAAAAGAAAATATTTTTTAGAAGCAGAGCTAAGACTCAATAAAAAAATAGCTCCAGAGTTATATTTAGAAGTTGTTCCTATTAGCGAGCATAACAAGCAATTTATACTCAATAACTCAGACAACATTATCGAGTATGCACTTAAGATGCATCAGTTTCCTCAAGAAAACCTTTTTGTTAATCTTTTAGCAGCAAATAAATTAACCAGCGATCGCTTTACTGATCTGGGTAAAATTGTAGCTCAGTTTCATCAAACTGCTGAAACTAATAACTACATCAGCAGTTTTGGAACAACGGCTAAAATTAGAACTGCTTTTGATGAAAACTATCAACAAACTAAAAAGTATATCGGTATAGTTCAAACAAAAGAACAATTTGAAGCTACCAAAGCTTATACTGATTCATTTTTTATTGAGCGAGCCAATTTATTTAAAATCAGAATAGAACAACAGAAAATCAAAGAATGTCATGGCGATTTACACCTCAAGAATATCTGTCTATGGCGAGATAAAATTCAGCTATTTGATCGGATTGAATTTAATGAATCCTTTCGATATGTAGATACGATCTACGACATAGCATTTACTGTCATGGATTTAGAAGCCCGGAATCAACCCAATTTTGCTAATATCTTTCTTAATAGCTATTTGGAATATACTGGTGATTGGACGGGATTACTTTTATTACCTTTATATTTAAGTAGACAGGCTTACGTTAGAGCTAAAGTGAACTCTTTTTTGCTCGACGAGACTGAAGTTAGTGAAACTGAGCGACAGCAAGCCAAAATAACTGCCAGTTCCTATTATCGACAAGCTTATCAATATACCCAAGATAAATCGGGTAGCCTAATTTTAATGTCAGGGTTATCAGGTTCGGGTAAAAGTACTGTTGCCAAAAATATTGCCAGAACCAAAGGTGCAATTCAAATTCGCTCTGATGCAGTTCGTAAACATTTAGCCGGAATATCTTTAGATGAGTCGGGAGAAGATAGCATCTATACTGCAGAAATGACTCAAAAAACCTACGATCGCCTGTTAAATTTAGGCATAACCTTAGCCAGAGAGGGATATACAGTAATTCTGGATGCCAAATACGATCGCCTCGCTTTGCGCCACCCAGCAATTTCCCAAGCAAACTTATACCACATTCCCCTCAAGATTATTCACTGTACTGCACCAGAATCAGTATTGCGCGATCGCATAAATACACGTCAAGATGATATCTCAGATGCCACGGCTGATTTAATTGCCCAACAACAGGCTAATACGGAATCTTTTACCCCAGCAGAACAAGCTTATGTAATTAAGATCGATACTTCTGAAGCTGATTGGCAAACAAAGCTAGACTCCACAACGTGA
- a CDS encoding GNAT family N-acetyltransferase, producing the protein MWLETQCLILREFQLEDLSQFAPILANPQVMKFSPTGILSVEQTQIKVNSFIASYNNITLDLN; encoded by the coding sequence ATGTGGTTAGAGACACAATGTCTTATATTACGGGAATTTCAGCTAGAAGATTTATCTCAATTTGCACCAATACTTGCAAATCCACAAGTCATGAAGTTTTCTCCCACTGGTATTCTCTCCGTCGAGCAAACGCAAATAAAAGTAAACAGTTTTATAGCTTCATACAATAACATCACCCTAGATCTTAATTAA
- the dhaL gene encoding dihydroxyacetone kinase subunit DhaL yields the protein MVSQQQIIDWINGFTAVIAEKKDYLTELDAAIGDADHGINMNRGFQKVSEKLPTVIDQDIGTILKTVSMTLISTVGGASGPLYGTFFLKASAVAAQKEELTPEELVKLLQAGLEGVIYRGKAQLEDKTMIDALSPAVDAFQQSLADNNSVVEGLQKAVNAAEEGMKKTIPLIARKGRASYLGERSVGHQDPGATSSYLMLTTLLKAVQKGK from the coding sequence ATGGTCAGCCAACAACAAATTATTGACTGGATAAATGGTTTTACTGCTGTTATTGCCGAAAAAAAAGACTATTTGACGGAATTAGATGCAGCTATTGGCGATGCAGATCATGGGATTAATATGAATCGAGGTTTTCAAAAAGTAAGCGAAAAGTTACCTACGGTTATCGATCAAGATATTGGTACCATTTTGAAAACTGTAAGTATGACTTTAATCTCTACCGTTGGGGGAGCAAGTGGTCCACTGTATGGGACATTTTTTCTCAAAGCTAGTGCTGTTGCTGCCCAAAAAGAGGAGTTAACACCAGAGGAATTAGTCAAGTTATTACAAGCAGGTTTAGAAGGAGTTATTTACCGAGGAAAAGCTCAGTTGGAAGATAAGACAATGATCGATGCTTTATCTCCTGCTGTCGATGCTTTCCAACAAAGTCTGGCTGATAATAATTCTGTGGTTGAAGGCTTGCAAAAAGCAGTTAATGCTGCTGAAGAAGGAATGAAAAAAACGATTCCTTTAATTGCCAGAAAAGGACGAGCTAGCTATTTAGGAGAAAGAAGTGTCGGACATCAAGACCCTGGCGCAACTTCTTCTTACTTAATGTTAACAACGTTACTGAAAGCTGTTCAGAAAGGCAAGTGA
- the dhaK gene encoding dihydroxyacetone kinase subunit DhaK, translating into MKKLINNPEDVVQENLAGMAVAHPDIIKVHFEPNFIYRADAPIQDKVAIVSGSGSGHEPLYNGCVGYGMLDAACPGEVFTAPTPDQMLEAAKMVNSGSGVLYLVNNYSGDVMNYEMAAELAISEGIRVLNIIIDDDVAVKDSLYTQGRRGVGTSVLAAKICGAAAEAKYDLTKIAELTRKVNLNGRSIGMALTSCITPQKGTPLFDLGDNEIEFGIGIHGEPGRERLPWKTANEITEMMALSIIEDSAYKRILREWDEDKEQWTDLELIDPTLASGDSVLAFVNGMGGTPIPELYIVYRKLAEICEKKGLKIVRNLVGSYITSLEMQGCSITLLKMDDELVKLWDAPVKTISFRWGI; encoded by the coding sequence ATGAAAAAATTAATTAATAACCCTGAAGATGTTGTTCAAGAAAACCTAGCAGGTATGGCTGTTGCCCATCCTGACATTATTAAAGTTCATTTTGAGCCTAACTTTATTTATCGTGCCGACGCACCTATTCAAGATAAAGTCGCGATCGTGTCTGGTAGCGGAAGTGGACATGAACCTTTATACAATGGCTGTGTTGGTTATGGAATGCTAGATGCAGCTTGTCCTGGTGAAGTTTTTACTGCACCGACACCAGATCAGATGTTAGAAGCAGCAAAAATGGTTAATTCTGGTTCAGGAGTCCTATATCTAGTTAATAACTACAGTGGGGATGTAATGAACTATGAAATGGCTGCGGAACTAGCGATTTCAGAAGGAATTAGAGTGCTAAATATTATCATTGATGATGATGTTGCTGTTAAAGATAGTCTTTACACTCAGGGACGAAGAGGAGTGGGAACTTCTGTATTAGCCGCTAAAATTTGCGGGGCGGCAGCGGAAGCTAAATATGACTTAACCAAAATTGCCGAACTTACTCGTAAAGTTAATCTTAATGGTCGCAGTATCGGAATGGCACTCACTTCCTGTATTACTCCCCAAAAAGGTACTCCTCTATTTGATTTAGGTGACAATGAAATAGAATTTGGTATTGGGATTCATGGTGAACCAGGTCGAGAAAGATTACCCTGGAAAACTGCCAATGAAATTACCGAAATGATGGCTCTTTCTATTATTGAAGATTCTGCTTACAAAAGAATTTTAAGAGAGTGGGATGAAGATAAGGAACAATGGACAGATTTAGAATTAATCGATCCGACCTTAGCATCTGGAGATTCAGTCTTGGCTTTTGTCAATGGCATGGGAGGAACTCCGATTCCTGAGTTGTATATTGTCTATCGAAAATTAGCAGAAATTTGTGAGAAAAAAGGCTTGAAAATTGTCCGTAACTTAGTGGGAAGTTATATCACATCTTTAGAAATGCAAGGATGTTCGATTACGTTGCTTAAGATGGATGATGAATTAGTTAAACTCTGGGATGCTCCTGTTAAAACTATATCTTTTCGTTGGGGAATATAA